A segment of the Acidimicrobiia bacterium genome:
CTGTCTTCGCTCGTCCAGGAAGTCGTCAACCGTCCGGGGTGGGCACCGAACAACGACCTCGGGTTCACGATCACCGGCACAGGGCGGCGCGTCGCCGAGTCCTACAACGGCTCCCAGAGCGGCGCACCCCTCCTCCACGTCAAATACAGCACAGACACCGAACCGCCTCCTCCGCCACCGCCGGTCGGCACGGTGACGTTCGCGGTGATCGGCGACTTCGGGCAGGTCCGGGCGAGCACGGCGACGGTCGCTTCGACCGTGGCCCAGCTCGACCCTGATTTCGTGGTGACGGTCGGCGACAACAACTACACCTCGAGCAGCGATCTCGACAACGTGATCGGCCGGTACTACTCCGCCTACATCGGCGACTACCAGGGCTCTTTCGGACCCGGGTCCCCGACGAATCGATTCTTCCCTTCCCTGGGCAACCACGACTACTCGGACGGCGGGGGCTTGCCGGCCTACGAGGCCTACTTCACCCTGCCCGGCACGGGAGTGGTCACGAGCGGCACGTCCGGCAACGAGCGCTACTACGACTTCACGATGGGGCCGGTGCAGTTCTTCGTGGTCAACAGCAACAGCCAGGAGCCCGACGGCAACAATTCGACGTCCGATCAGGCGGATTGGCTGCAGGCGGGGTTGGCGGCGTCGACGGCTCCGTGGCAGATCGTCCTCTTCCACCACGCCCCGTACTCGTCTGGTGAGCACCACGGCTCGGACACCACCATGCAGTGGCCGTTCGCGGCGTGGGGAGCCGATGCGGTGCTCGCCGGCCACGAGCACATCTACGAGCGGCTGGCGGTCGACGGGATCCCGTACTTCATCAACGGCGTCGGCGGCGCCGACCTCCACGCCGCGAGTCCGCCGATCCCGGAAAGCCGCTTCGTCTACGACGACGACTTCGGAACGATGCTCGTCGAGGTGTGCGAGGGACGGCTGGCTTTTACCTTCCACTCCATCAGCGAGGGAGTCGTCGACGCCTTGGCGGTGGGCGCGGCGTCGTGCGCCGTCGGCTGACGCTCACTCTCCCACGAGGACGAGCGGGCAATGGCGGTACGGATGGTCGATGACGCGCATCGACTGGCCGTACACGGCCCGGAGCGTCTCGGAATCGAGCACCTGTGAGGGGGTGCCCGTGGCCACGGACCGTCCGTTCGACAGGAGGAGGAGCCTGTCCGAGTAGTACGCCGCCGCGTTGAGATCGTGCATGACTGCCACGACGAGCCTCCCCTCGGAGGCGAGCCGCCGCGCCTCGGTCAGCATCCGCTCCTGGCCTGCCATGTCGAGGGCGCCGGTCGGCTCGTCGAGCATCACGACGGGGGCTTGCTGCGCGATGACTCTCGCCAAAGCCACCCTGGCCCTCTCACCCCGCGAGAGCGTGGCGAACACCCGATCCGCCAGATCGAGAGTGTCGGTGCGGAGCATCGCCTCACGCACGGCTGTGGCGTCGGCCTCTCCGCTGTTCTCCGGCCGGCGTCGGTGCGGGTACCTGCCCATCTCGACGACGGCCCCGGCGCGGAAGGCGATGGCGTCGGGCTCCCGGTCCGCCAGGAATGACCGCACCACCGCCAACTCGGCCACGGACAAGCTGTCGACCGGTGCGCCGGCCAGGTGCACGCTCCCGGCAGTCGCCCGCATGTCGCCGGCCAACAGGCGGAGCAGAGTCGACTTTCCAGCACCGTTCGGTCCGATGATCGCCACGACCTCGCCCGCCTCCCCGGAGAGGTCGACCCCGTCGACGAGGGTGCCGGCTCCGATCCGGTACGTGACGCCGGCTGCTTCGAGGAGCGGCTCAGACATCTCGGGTCCTCGAGATCAGCCAGAGAAAGAGCGGGCCGCCGAGCGCCGACGTCACGAGGCCGACAGGGATCTCGACGGGCTCGAGCGTCAGCCGGGCCACCAGGTCGGACAGTACGAGCAGGACGGCTCCTCCGAGGGCCGACACGCCCATGAGCCTCCGATGCGCAGGGCCTACGAGCCGGCGGATCCAGTACGGAACCAGGAGCCCGACGAAGGCCACGACGCCGACGGCCCCGACGGTGGCGCCGACGACGATTCCCACCGCGATCAGCACGATCGTGGCGACGAGGTCGGTGTCCACGCCGAGGTGACGCGCCTCGGAGTGCCCGAGCGACATGAGGTCGAGCGATCGTGAAGTGCCGAGGAGCACGAGGGCGCCTGCCCCGATCATGACGGCTGCCGTCCCGAACGATCGCCACGTCGAGCCGGACAGGCTCCCGAGGAGCCAGAACTCGATGGGCGGGACCCTGCTGCGGTCTGCGGCGAATACCAAGAAGCCAACCCAGGCGCTCAGCGCCGCCCCGAGGGCGACCCCGGAGAGGATCAGCCTCGTCCTGTCGATCGTCACCCGACTGCCGAGCCGGCGCACGACGAAGCCGGTCACCACACCTGAGACGATCCCCCCGGCGATGGCGCCCTGGACCCCCCCTGCCGCCGACCCGATCACTGCCCCGATCCCTGCCCCCGGCCCTATGCCGAGCAGCTGGGGGTCTGCCATCTCGTTGCGCAACATGCCTTGGAGGACGGCGCCGGTCGCCGCCAGCCCTGCTCCGACCGTGCATGCGGTCAGCAGCCTCGGCATCCTGATCCCCCACACGACGGCTTCCGCCTGGCGGCCCGGCTCACCGAGTGCGCCGAGACCGGCCTTGCGCGCAACCACGGCGAGCGCCTCCAGCGGTGGCACGGCAACTGCGCCCGTCGTCAACGTCGCGATCGCGGCCGCGCCGAACAGGGCGGCGAGCACACCCGTCACCCACCCTCGCCTGCCCTGCTGCACGTCAGCCCGTGAGGCTGTAGAGGTCGCCGATGAACTCTGCGAGCGCCTGACCGACGCGTGGGCCGAGGTTGAAGAAATACGCCTCGTCGTAGACGAGGAACTCCTCGTTGGCGGCGGCCGGCGTGTCCGAGACACCTGGTATCGCCAGCAGAGCGTCGAGCCCACCGAGAGCCTGGAGTCCCAGCTCGGGCAGGACGATCACGTCGGGGGCTGCCGCGATCAAGGCTTCCGGCGTCAGCGGCGCCAACCCGCCCACTCCGGATCCGGCCCCCGCGTCGACCGCGCCCGCCCCCTCGATCATGGCTTGGGTCTGTGTGCCGGCACCGAACAGGAAGATCGTCTCCGGGCCCCTCACGTACACGTATGCAACGGAGGGCGACTCCGCCTCCTCCGGGATGAGCGCCCGAGCCGCCTCGACCTCGGCCGCCACGCGGCCGGCGAGCTCCGCCCCTTCATCCGGCACACCGAGGATCTCGGCGATCTGGCCGATCTTGGTGGCGGCACCGTCGAGCGTCACCTGGGTCTCGATGATGACGACGGGCACCCCGGCGTCGCGCAGCTGGTCGATCACCTCCTGCGGGGCGACCTGCTGGTCGCCGATCACGAGAGTCGGGTCGAATCGGAGCACCGCCTCAGGGGCGAGTTGCATGCTCAGTCCAACGGTGTCCCCCCGATCGATCAGCGCGGCTGCCTCTTCGGGATAGGTCGTCGTCACGTCGACGGCGACCACGCTCTCACCCAAGCCGAGCTCGTAGATCACCTCGGTGATGTCGCCGTTGAGCGAGACGATGCGTGAAGTGTCGTCGACGGCGGTCTCGACACCGTCGATGCCTGTGAACGTGCGGGCCGCCACCGTTGTCTCGACGACCGTCGTGGACGGCGCCCCTGTCGCTGTGGCGACAGGCGTCGTCGTGGCGACAGACGTCGTCGTGCCTTCCGTCGTTGTCGAAGCCGTGTCGCCGCCACACGCCGCGGCGACAACGACGAGCGCCGCAAGTGCGGGCAGGAGTCTCGCTCTTCTCATGTGATCATCTCCGGTGTCATCCCCGTCGTCTCTCTCTGTGCTCGATGGACCGATTCGCCCCGGTCGCCGACGATCAGCCTGTAGCCGGCCCAGATCAACGAGAGCCCGACGAGCTCCGTCACGTAGAGCACCCGCACCATGCCGAACCGCGCGAATCCGCCGCCGATCCCCGGCAAGATCGCGCCCGTCGCGATGACGGCGTTCCCCCAGACGCGCCACCGCGCCCCGGGCTGGCTGCGGTATCTCCAAGCGGACCAGATCGCTCCTCCCACGAGGAACGTCACCGCATACAGGTTGATCACCGGCGAGAGGAGCCGCACCCACTGCCACCCGAGGACGTCGCCGCTCAGGTGATGCTCCTCGACCGCTTCCCGCACGATCGGAGAGGCGACGACGAGGGAGGTCGCCATGGCAACGTAGGTGAAGAGCCAGACGGCGAGGCGGTCGGCCTTGCGACGCGGCAGCAGGAGGTAGACGGTGCCTTGGGCGAGAGGCGCCCCACCGAGCAGTGCGCCTGAGACGTACCAGGCGCGAAAGACGATCTCGTTCCATCCGAAGAGCGTCGTGAGCGCCTCGGTGGAGGTACCGACCCCGTAGAGGGCGACGCCGATCATCCACCACAACAGGTATCGGGCGTCCGGCTTGCTCCGCCAGTGGCGCCACAGCACCACCGTGAAGCTCGCGGCGACCACCGTCGAGGCGAGCGGCAAGTAGTCGATGGGGTTGGTGCTCACGGACCTCTCGCATTCGGGCCGGAGTGGAACCCAATCCGATCCGACAGCCGACAGCAAGTCGGGAGTGCGAGTCGGCCTACGCTGATCGGATGGCGTGGTACGACGTTCTCATCGTCGGAGGCGGCTTCGGAGGCGCCTTCTGCGCCCGCGAGCTCGAGCGGCGATTGGGAGGTCGCAGCGAGCGCGTCCTGCTCGTGGCGCCGGACAACTTCATGCTGTTCTCGCCGTTGCTGCCCGAGGCGGCCTCCGGGACGTTGGAGCCACGCCATGCGGTCATCCCGCTGCGAGAGCTCCTCTCGGAGACGGAGCTCCTCATCGGCACGGTCTCCGGCCTCGACGTCGCTGCGAGGCGCGCAACCGTCGAGGAC
Coding sequences within it:
- a CDS encoding metallophosphoesterase, coding for LSSLVQEVVNRPGWAPNNDLGFTITGTGRRVAESYNGSQSGAPLLHVKYSTDTEPPPPPPPVGTVTFAVIGDFGQVRASTATVASTVAQLDPDFVVTVGDNNYTSSSDLDNVIGRYYSAYIGDYQGSFGPGSPTNRFFPSLGNHDYSDGGGLPAYEAYFTLPGTGVVTSGTSGNERYYDFTMGPVQFFVVNSNSQEPDGNNSTSDQADWLQAGLAASTAPWQIVLFHHAPYSSGEHHGSDTTMQWPFAAWGADAVLAGHEHIYERLAVDGIPYFINGVGGADLHAASPPIPESRFVYDDDFGTMLVEVCEGRLAFTFHSISEGVVDALAVGAASCAVG
- a CDS encoding heme ABC transporter ATP-binding protein encodes the protein MSEPLLEAAGVTYRIGAGTLVDGVDLSGEAGEVVAIIGPNGAGKSTLLRLLAGDMRATAGSVHLAGAPVDSLSVAELAVVRSFLADREPDAIAFRAGAVVEMGRYPHRRRPENSGEADATAVREAMLRTDTLDLADRVFATLSRGERARVALARVIAQQAPVVMLDEPTGALDMAGQERMLTEARRLASEGRLVVAVMHDLNAAAYYSDRLLLLSNGRSVATGTPSQVLDSETLRAVYGQSMRVIDHPYRHCPLVLVGE
- a CDS encoding iron ABC transporter permease — encoded protein: MTGVLAALFGAAAIATLTTGAVAVPPLEALAVVARKAGLGALGEPGRQAEAVVWGIRMPRLLTACTVGAGLAATGAVLQGMLRNEMADPQLLGIGPGAGIGAVIGSAAGGVQGAIAGGIVSGVVTGFVVRRLGSRVTIDRTRLILSGVALGAALSAWVGFLVFAADRSRVPPIEFWLLGSLSGSTWRSFGTAAVMIGAGALVLLGTSRSLDLMSLGHSEARHLGVDTDLVATIVLIAVGIVVGATVGAVGVVAFVGLLVPYWIRRLVGPAHRRLMGVSALGGAVLLVLSDLVARLTLEPVEIPVGLVTSALGGPLFLWLISRTRDV
- a CDS encoding ABC transporter substrate-binding protein, yielding MRRARLLPALAALVVVAAACGGDTASTTTEGTTTSVATTTPVATATGAPSTTVVETTVAARTFTGIDGVETAVDDTSRIVSLNGDITEVIYELGLGESVVAVDVTTTYPEEAAALIDRGDTVGLSMQLAPEAVLRFDPTLVIGDQQVAPQEVIDQLRDAGVPVVIIETQVTLDGAATKIGQIAEILGVPDEGAELAGRVAAEVEAARALIPEEAESPSVAYVYVRGPETIFLFGAGTQTQAMIEGAGAVDAGAGSGVGGLAPLTPEALIAAAPDVIVLPELGLQALGGLDALLAIPGVSDTPAAANEEFLVYDEAYFFNLGPRVGQALAEFIGDLYSLTG